In a genomic window of Cyanobacteriota bacterium:
- a CDS encoding right-handed parallel beta-helix repeat-containing protein: GYIAYDFRNTGRSSFNQIGVGLEFLSPTFDARINGYFPVGATRNQVATSTAGGFAFVGNSLVLSGLRQFETAATVVDAEVGREIVPIGSNGSLRAYAGTYLISAQGSPTVVGVKGRVEALPSDFFNVGVSVQNDGLFDTRVVFTVGASFPGTSPQGGNVPPSSALNRIAENVGRQSAIIVADPTVSGQTEVTTELARNPNGVPYRFLHVRQGAGGNGTNENPFTSVQAALANDASGDIIYVRGSGTESFDPSLDAGVSLLFSRVEQRLPLFGGGTVVLPGSNNAADVYTINATGSLDVGSNSVVSGLILTPGANIPGITATGASNVDLNRNTITTTGARGINLQNATGTVTIANNTVNSTGVGVDAISVSNNSGNVNLNVTSNTATAGNNGINVVLSGTATGGGTISNNTANNSVSAGIFLQVDTPDASAERVFTIANNTVTNNGTGPSFAPGIQVEALNNARLRVTIDSNVVTGNADGGVGLFTSGAGTATLFSRVRLNTITGNGGLIGDLNTNIVVGGNNTRLCIQPNNNTIGTFNRQNNAGGAAVIQVEGPLPGTNTITSLPAPIGTVNTVAAGTCGF, from the coding sequence GGTTACATAGCCTACGATTTCCGTAACACGGGTCGGAGTTCATTCAACCAAATCGGCGTTGGTCTAGAGTTTCTCTCTCCTACCTTTGATGCTCGAATTAATGGCTACTTCCCTGTTGGGGCAACCCGTAACCAGGTGGCTACATCCACGGCTGGTGGTTTTGCCTTTGTAGGCAACTCCCTTGTGCTCAGCGGCCTCCGCCAGTTTGAAACGGCTGCAACCGTAGTTGATGCTGAAGTAGGGCGTGAAATTGTTCCCATTGGTAGTAATGGTTCGTTACGTGCCTATGCAGGTACCTATCTCATTAGTGCCCAAGGNAGTCCAACGGTTGTTGGGGTTAAAGGTAGGGTAGAAGCCTTGCCCAGCGACTTTTTCAATGTTGGTGTTTCCGTGCAGAACGATGGCTTGTTTGATACCAGGGTAGTGTTTACGGTTGGGGCTAGTTTCCCTGGAACGTCACCTCAGGGCGGTAATGTTCCCCCATCAAGCGCCTTAAACCGCATTGCTGAGAATGTTGGTAGGCAGTCGGCAATCATTGTGGCTGATCCTACAGTATCTGGACAGACAGAGGTGACCACAGAGTTAGCTCGTAACCCCAATGGAGTGCCCTATCGGTTCCTACACGTGCGGCAAGGGGCAGGTGGTAATGGCACGAACGAGAATCCATTCACCTCTGTTCAGGCTGCCTTAGCCAATGATGCTTCTGGAGATATCATCTATGTGCGTGGCTCTGGAACTGAGAGTTTTGACCCTTCTCTAGACGCTGGTGTTAGCTTGCTCTTTAGTCGTGTTGAGCAACGCCTGCCCCTATTTGGGGGTGGCACTGTAGTCTTACCTGGCTCGAACAATGCAGCCGATGTTTATACCATCAACGCTACAGGTAGCCTTGATGTGGGCAGTAACTCTGTTGTGAGCGGACTCATCCTTACTCCAGGAGCAAACATACCGGGTATTACGGCTACGGGTGCTAGTAATGTTGACTTGAACAGAAATACTATTACAACGACAGGGGCACGGGGCATTAATTTACAGAATGCTACTGGTACTGTAACGATCGCCAACAACACAGTCAACTCGACAGGTGTCGGGGTTGATGCCATCTCAGTTAGTAACAACTCAGGTAATGTGAATCTTAACGTCACTAGTAATACTGCCACTGCGGGCAATAACGGCATTAATGTAGTGCTATCGGGCACTGCTACAGGGGGTGGCACAATCTCCAACAATACGGCGAACAACAGTGTTAGTGCTGGCATTTTCTTGCAAGTAGACACCCCTGATGCGTCCGCAGAGAGGGTCTTTACAATTGCTAATAACACTGTTACCAACAACGGCACAGGCCCCTCGTTTGCTCCCGGTATTCAAGTAGAGGCGCTGAATAACGCTCGTCTCAGGGTGACGATCGACTCCAATGTTGTCACAGGTAATGCCGATGGTGGCGTTGGTCTATTCACCTCTGGTGCGGGAACGGCAACTCTGTTTTCCCGAGTTCGCCTGAATACGATTACGGGTAACGGTGGATTAATCGGTGACTTAAACACCAATATTGTTGTGGGTGGCAATAACACTAGATTGTGTATTCAGCCTAACAATAATACTATTGGCACCTTTAATCGACAAAATAATGCAGGTGGTGCTGCCGTCATTCAAGTAGAAGGCCCATTACCAGGAACGAATACGATCACCTCGCTGCCAGCTCCAATTGGTACTGTGAATACCGTTGCAGCAGGTACTTGTGGTTTCTAG
- a CDS encoding asparagine synthase-related protein — protein sequence MSGIVGIVHFNQTAVDRDLLSRMTKFLSYQGPDGCYIWSEGNVGMGYALLCTTANSSGGHQPYSLSKTVWAVADIRLDARDDLARSLEAKGCPISANASDIELLLWAYQVWGQTCVQHLQGDFAFAIWDASRQQLFCGRDHFGIKLFYYTRVGDRLIFSNNLNCLRQHPLVSSTLNDVAIVDFLLFEVNYNPETTVFADIKRLPPAHTLVCSDGNQVQSSYWVLPTDGCIRYSHEHDYVEHFRWLMQQAIAERLTTNRVGILMSGGLDSTAIAAIARQLSRSASQSIDLQAYTIVCETIMPDQEKTYAELAAQYLGIPIHYLVGDSYTLMQGWDHPKSRRPEPSAQVFPSLLNDVLSRAVSHSPVLLAGYGGDPVLLPSSAYALRLLRAGKLGSLIAGIWQYWCWNRRLPPIGIRTQVKKLLSRPPRSQSWTCPRWLNPTLVTRLNLAERYQSLSLAHQKDLVHPTRQEAYRNLRSPTLTSIFETYDPGITGYPVEVRYPYLDLRLVNYLLAIPPLPWFVHKQLLRRAMVGLLPDPVRLRPKAPLAGDPVAVLWQHPSSQWLDQIGYHTRMSDYVDVDFIASFGANCESSRIKLRLFSLSQWFSYANLSNS from the coding sequence ATGAGCGGAATTGTTGGTATTGTGCACTTCAACCAGACCGCGGTTGATCGGGATCTGCTCTCTAGAATGACCAAATTCTTGAGCTATCAGGGGCCTGATGGTTGCTACATTTGGTCTGAGGGCAACGTTGGTATGGGTTATGCTTTACTGTGCACAACTGCTAACAGCTCTGGGGGGCATCAACCCTATAGCTTGAGTAAAACTGTCTGGGCAGTAGCAGATATTCGTTTGGACGCTCGTGATGATTTAGCCCGATCGCTAGAGGCAAAAGGTTGCCCTATCTCTGCCAATGCTTCAGACATTGAATTACTGCTCTGGGCCTATCAAGTTTGGGGACAAACGTGTGTTCAGCATTTGCAAGGAGACTTCGCCTTTGCTATATGGGATGCTTCCCGTCAGCAGTTGTTTTGTGGCCGTGATCACTTTGGTATCAAGTTGTTTTATTACACCCGTGTTGGGGATCGCCTAATTTTTAGCAACAATCTTAACTGCCTGCGCCAACATCCTTTAGTCTCTAGCACCCTCAACGATGTGGCGATCGTCGATTTTCTCTTGTTTGAGGTTAACTACAACCCTGAGACCACCGTCTTTGCTGATATTAAGCGATTGCCACCTGCCCACACGTTAGTCTGTTCCGATGGCAACCAAGTTCAGTCGAGCTATTGGGTTTTGCCGACAGATGGTTGTATCCGCTACAGTCACGAGCATGACTATGTTGAGCACTTTCGGTGGCTGATGCAGCAAGCCATTGCTGAGCGGTTAACGACTAACCGAGTTGGCATCTTAATGAGTGGTGGTTTAGACTCAACTGCAATTGCGGCCATCGCTAGACAACTATCCCGTAGTGCTTCTCAGTCGATCGATTTACAGGCGTATACCATCGTCTGTGAAACAATCATGCCCGATCAAGAAAAAACTTACGCTGAGTTGGCGGCCCAATACTTGGGAATACCTATTCACTACCTGGTTGGGGACAGCTATACCCTGATGCAGGGGTGGGATCATCCAAAATCTCGTCGCCCTGAACCCAGCGCCCAAGTTTTTCCATCCCTGCTGAATGATGTTCTTAGTCGTGCAGTTTCACACTCGCCTGTCCTGCTTGCAGGCTATGGGGGAGACCCTGTATTGTTACCCTCTAGTGCCTATGCTTTGCGTTTACTGAGGGCAGGAAAGCTAGGTAGTCTCATAGCAGGTATCTGGCAGTACTGGTGCTGGAATCGACGATTACCTCCGATCGGGATCCGTACCCAAGTGAAAAAACTACTGTCTAGACCACCCCGCTCCCAGTCATGGACATGTCCTCGATGGCTGAATCCTACCCTGGTTACTCGGTTAAACCTGGCTGAGCGTTACCAGTCGTTATCACTGGCACATCAAAAGGATTTGGTTCATCCCACTCGGCAAGAGGCTTATCGCAATCTGCGATCGCCGACGCTAACGTCGATTTTTGAGACCTATGATCCTGGGATCACAGGTTATCCTGTGGAAGTGCGGTATCCTTACCTTGATTTGAGGCTTGTCAACTACCTGTTGGCAATTCCTCCCCTGCCCTGGTTTGTGCATAAGCAACTTTTGCGTCGAGCAATGGTAGGCTTATTGCCCGACCCTGTGCGTCTTCGCCCTAAAGCACCGTTGGCAGGAGATCCGGTTGCTGTACTCTGGCAGCATCCAAGCTCGCAATGGCTAGATCAAATCGGGTATCATACCCGCATGAGTGATTATGTTGACGTAGATTTCATTGCATCCTTTGGTGCAAATTGTGAATCATCTCGCATAAAATTGCGTCTGTTTAGTTTATCGCAGTGGTTTAGTTACGCTAATTTGTCAAACTCTTAG
- a CDS encoding serine/threonine protein kinase: MRFTYLVYGLCLNASELLPGLVPVEGECWGLMVKLNLGAVPSLLDQADIEEVTRYYISTAQQAGEPSLVINRVGDGYIHLRYADGTQFVLHPERCEIWATWTGQSTLEDTTMYLLGPVLGFFLRLQGIICLHGSAIAVDGHALAILGKPGAGKSTTAAALAVRGYPVLSDDITALSILHGQFYVQPAYPYLKLWSPSVEALYGSTDALPWLTPTWNKQYLNLNQSGYHYQAEPLPLGGIYVLNARSADPSAPWIEPIPKSSGLIELIANTYASKLLGRELRAREFETLSQVAALVPIRKVTPHAEFSYLSALCDSIVEDFRLLIG; the protein is encoded by the coding sequence GTGCGGTTTACCTATCTTGTCTATGGTCTCTGTCTTAATGCAAGCGAGTTGTTACCGGGCTTAGTGCCCGTGGAAGGTGAGTGTTGGGGGTTGATGGTCAAACTCAACCTGGGGGCTGTTCCATCTCTTCTAGATCAAGCCGATATTGAAGAGGTAACACGGTATTATATCAGCACTGCTCAACAAGCTGGAGAACCGTCCTTAGTTATTAATCGTGTTGGTGATGGCTATATCCACCTGCGGTATGCCGATGGTACTCAGTTTGTGCTGCATCCTGAGCGATGTGAAATTTGGGCAACCTGGACAGGCCAATCAACCTTAGAAGATACAACCATGTATCTGTTGGGGCCGGTGTTAGGGTTTTTCTTAAGACTACAGGGTATAATCTGTTTGCATGGCAGCGCGATCGCCGTCGATGGTCATGCGCTAGCTATTCTTGGTAAGCCAGGTGCTGGTAAGTCAACAACAGCAGCAGCCTTAGCGGTCAGGGGCTATCCAGTGTTATCTGATGATATTACTGCTCTGAGTATCCTCCACGGGCAGTTCTATGTTCAGCCTGCCTATCCATACCTAAAGTTATGGTCGCCGTCTGTAGAGGCTCTGTATGGCAGCACCGATGCCCTGCCGTGGTTAACGCCCACGTGGAACAAGCAGTATCTAAATCTCAACCAATCAGGCTATCACTATCAGGCCGAACCATTGCCCCTTGGTGGCATCTATGTCTTGAACGCTCGGTCAGCGGATCCATCTGCACCTTGGATTGAGCCAATACCTAAATCTTCCGGGCTAATTGAGTTAATTGCAAATACCTATGCATCTAAATTGCTAGGTCGGGAGTTACGGGCAAGGGAGTTTGAGACCCTTAGCCAAGTTGCAGCACTGGTGCCCATACGTAAGGTAACCCCTCATGCAGAGTTTTCCTATCTGTCAGCACTATGTGACAGCATCGTGGAGGACTTTCGGTTGCTGATAGGATGA
- a CDS encoding glycosyltransferase family 4 protein, which yields MAKHRLLFASTSVGPLGSGLGGGVELTLKNIATELLQRGHHVQVVAPSGSCLEGVPVVQVSGALQETAQSQGRDAAIVMPAEPVIAAMWDYIRSVQLDYDLILNFAYDWLPFYLTPFLQRPIGHLVSMGSLSEAMDRVIGQIASLFPGTIAVHSRTQAATFPFAQQCRCLGNGIDLSLYDFCAHPQSYLAWVGRIAPEKALEDALAASEHVGIPLKIMGAIADPEYWQQLCQTYPSAIAAYQGFLSTAALQQQLRQARALLVTPRWVEAFGNVVIESLACGVPVIAYRRGGPAEIIQEGKTGWLVEPDNVAGLVEAILHIDDLDRRACRRQAEQEFSQQAMGDRVEQWICDMLSSYQQPKVLHDAVT from the coding sequence TTGGCTAAGCATCGGTTACTATTTGCTTCTACCTCGGTTGGGCCGCTGGGAAGTGGGCTAGGCGGTGGTGTAGAGCTAACCCTGAAAAACATAGCCACTGAGTTGTTGCAGCGTGGTCATCATGTGCAAGTAGTGGCTCCGTCTGGTTCATGCCTAGAGGGGGTGCCAGTTGTGCAGGTGTCGGGTGCTCTCCAAGAAACTGCCCAAAGCCAAGGACGAGATGCTGCGATCGTCATGCCTGCTGAACCAGTGATTGCTGCCATGTGGGACTACATTCGCAGCGTGCAGTTAGACTATGATCTAATCCTCAATTTTGCCTACGACTGGTTGCCCTTTTACCTGACTCCCTTTTTACAACGTCCGATCGGTCATCTCGTCAGTATGGGATCCCTCTCTGAGGCTATGGATCGGGTAATTGGACAGATAGCTAGCCTATTTCCAGGGACGATCGCAGTTCACAGTCGCACCCAAGCGGCTACCTTTCCCTTCGCTCAGCAATGTCGTTGCCTTGGTAATGGCATTGACCTGTCCCTCTATGATTTTTGTGCTCATCCCCAATCCTACTTGGCGTGGGTGGGGCGCATTGCTCCAGAAAAGGCCTTGGAAGATGCCCTTGCGGCCTCAGAGCATGTTGGCATTCCCCTCAAAATTATGGGAGCAATTGCAGATCCCGAATACTGGCAACAGCTCTGCCAAACCTATCCTTCGGCGATCGCTGCCTATCAGGGTTTTCTTTCGACTGCTGCACTTCAACAACAGTTGCGCCAAGCCCGTGCCCTGTTAGTAACTCCGCGCTGGGTTGAGGCATTTGGCAATGTGGTGATTGAGAGCTTAGCTTGTGGGGTGCCAGTGATTGCCTATCGACGAGGTGGCCCCGCAGAAATTATCCAAGAGGGCAAAACAGGCTGGCTAGTGGAACCAGATAATGTGGCTGGCCTCGTGGAGGCTATTCTGCATATTGATGACCTCGATCGTAGGGCTTGTCGTCGCCAAGCCGAGCAGGAATTCTCTCAGCAGGCTATGGGCGATCGCGTGGAGCAGTGGATTTGTGATATGCTGTCATCCTATCAGCAACCGAAAGTCCTCCACGATGCTGTCACATAG
- a CDS encoding DUF4214 domain-containing protein: METIVTRNFKRGCLAVATVMMASAIAAPVVAQSRTCVVDERTGQVACGRPATRSEIDRYYGGGGWNSGSQYSERQAYERINQLYRDILGRDGDFNSLRAYAYQLQSGRSLSDIRRELANSNEATEAIRRIYREVLGREADASGLYGYQRNLEFGWSLNQIRNEIANSQEARNRQ; encoded by the coding sequence ATGGAAACCATAGTCACACGGAATTTCAAGCGAGGTTGCTTAGCAGTTGCGACAGTGATGATGGCCTCAGCGATCGCTGCTCCGGTGGTTGCCCAGAGCCGTACCTGTGTTGTCGATGAACGCACAGGTCAAGTAGCCTGCGGCAGGCCCGCGACCCGATCTGAAATTGATCGGTACTATGGCGGTGGTGGCTGGAACAGTGGCAGTCAGTACAGTGAGCGTCAGGCCTACGAGCGTATCAACCAGCTTTATCGCGATATTCTAGGGCGAGATGGTGACTTTAACAGCCTGCGTGCCTATGCTTATCAGCTTCAGAGTGGACGTTCCCTATCGGATATCCGGCGTGAACTAGCCAACAGCAATGAAGCAACTGAGGCAATCCGGCGAATCTATCGCGAAGTGCTAGGCCGCGAAGCCGATGCCAGTGGGTTATATGGCTACCAGCGCAATCTAGAGTTTGGTTGGTCGTTGAACCAAATTCGCAACGAGATTGCTAACAGCCAAGAAGCTCGCAATCGCCAATAG
- a CDS encoding metallophosphoesterase — protein sequence MRGWHLLRMCIVAIVGLYLALALHACQSAPSPQLPTGSQPQSKPVVPTTTAQAPLPPETKAIVDSVGGLVNPPRGDVRFVVISDLNSVYGSTDYDPEVDRGISLIPFWQPDMVLCSGDMVAGQDPTLTEDRLRAMWAAFDDRVAARLRQMKLPYGFTIGNHDASSALGVTGNFLFQRERDVAKAYWQDPAHDPGVQFIDKYEFPFYFTFEYKDIFFLTWDGSSNHIPDDKLAWVEQALASEKAQAAKMRILLGHLPLYAVAIGRDEPAEVMENTSKLQAMLEKYNVHTYISGHHHSYYPAHKGKLQLLHMGILGSGPRPLVDGTPPRKSITVLDVKFDSPELTTYTTYDMVTLKPIAFNELPRFLTGHNGMVLRRDVNDADLSAAERSQCEQQLSPALCHA from the coding sequence CCGACAGGTTCTCAGCCTCAGTCTAAGCCTGTGGTACCCACAACAACTGCTCAGGCTCCGCTGCCACCAGAAACTAAGGCGATCGTAGACAGTGTTGGTGGCTTGGTTAATCCTCCCCGTGGGGATGTTCGCTTTGTTGTCATCAGCGATCTCAATAGTGTCTATGGATCCACTGACTACGATCCTGAAGTTGATAGGGGCATTAGCCTGATTCCCTTCTGGCAACCAGATATGGTGCTATGCAGCGGGGATATGGTGGCAGGGCAAGATCCAACATTGACGGAAGACCGTCTGAGAGCCATGTGGGCTGCTTTTGATGATCGTGTAGCTGCCCGTCTGCGCCAGATGAAGTTGCCCTATGGCTTCACGATCGGCAACCATGATGCCTCCAGTGCTCTGGGTGTAACTGGGAATTTTCTCTTTCAACGAGAACGCGATGTAGCTAAAGCCTATTGGCAAGACCCTGCCCACGACCCCGGCGTGCAATTTATCGACAAGTATGAGTTTCCCTTTTACTTTACCTTTGAGTATAAGGACATCTTTTTCTTGACCTGGGATGGCTCCTCTAACCACATCCCCGATGACAAATTAGCTTGGGTAGAACAGGCCCTAGCCAGTGAAAAAGCCCAAGCAGCTAAGATGCGCATCTTGTTAGGACACCTACCTCTGTATGCGGTGGCGATCGGGCGGGATGAACCCGCAGAAGTCATGGAAAACACTAGCAAGCTCCAGGCCATGCTGGAAAAATATAATGTCCATACCTACATCAGCGGTCATCACCATTCCTACTATCCAGCCCACAAAGGTAAGTTACAATTGCTACACATGGGTATTCTTGGGTCTGGGCCACGCCCCCTGGTCGATGGCACCCCTCCACGCAAGTCCATTACTGTGTTGGATGTTAAATTTGACTCCCCAGAGCTGACTACCTACACTACCTATGACATGGTAACGCTGAAGCCGATCGCCTTTAACGAGTTACCCCGCTTCCTCACGGGTCACAACGGCATGGTATTACGACGAGACGTAAACGATGCTGACCTCTCAGCCGCTGAGCGATCGCAGTGTGAACAGCAACTTAGCCCTGCACTCTGCCACGCCTAG